A single region of the Candidatus Komeilibacteria bacterium CG_4_10_14_0_2_um_filter_37_10 genome encodes:
- a CDS encoding type II secretion system protein GspE, producing the protein MDDDQKIKITVTTDENKEILDAKLRAIEEGSVEKNTEALARSKGFNYMNLKGYPVSTDALALIPKKDAEEKNIVCFFYSGEEIRFGAIHPELPATQEFCQSIAEKVRAHYKILNISEISMKVALKAYDNVPRVMKQDSGVNISEEDLQKLQKQFDNKEDLQKVIAQVKVTELVTLIIASALKFDTSDIHLEAEEKNAKLRLRIDGELATVATIPKELFPKVSSRIKLLSDLKINLNNVPQDGRFTIFLAKDKIDVRVSTMPTSYGESIVMRLLKSSSVGLQFEDLGLRGRSFKDLEFNIKRPNGMIITTGPTGSGKTTTLYAILNKLNNDATKIITLEDPIEYKLSGINQSQVDPRRGYNFAAGLRSILRQDPDIVMVGEIRDLETAETAINAALTGHLMISTIHTNSAAGAIPRFLAMGVKPFLLAPAINAVMGQRLIRKLCPHCREEYIPEPEVLARINKLLEEISPASGDTLTREQIDQLKFYRPKGCAKCNHGYKGRIGVYEIMTMNEKVEQMILSGKVSEYDAQKIAVDIGMVTMVQDGLLKASQGITSVEEVFDKTE; encoded by the coding sequence ATGGACGATGATCAAAAAATCAAAATAACTGTCACAACTGATGAAAATAAAGAGATATTGGATGCTAAGCTCCGAGCGATTGAAGAGGGGTCGGTAGAAAAAAATACCGAGGCTTTAGCGCGCAGCAAAGGATTTAACTATATGAATCTCAAGGGCTACCCTGTTTCTACTGATGCTCTAGCTTTGATTCCCAAAAAAGATGCCGAAGAAAAAAATATAGTTTGTTTTTTCTACTCCGGTGAAGAAATTAGATTTGGCGCTATTCACCCAGAGCTACCAGCAACTCAAGAATTCTGCCAAAGTATCGCTGAGAAGGTTCGGGCTCATTATAAAATTCTGAACATCTCAGAGATTAGCATGAAAGTTGCCCTGAAAGCTTACGATAATGTTCCGCGAGTTATGAAGCAAGATTCGGGCGTCAATATTTCGGAAGAGGATTTGCAAAAACTACAAAAACAGTTTGATAATAAAGAGGATTTGCAAAAAGTGATCGCACAGGTAAAAGTTACCGAATTGGTAACACTGATTATTGCCAGTGCACTAAAGTTTGACACTTCTGATATACATTTGGAGGCGGAAGAAAAAAATGCCAAACTGCGACTGCGTATTGATGGCGAACTAGCAACCGTCGCTACTATACCCAAAGAGCTTTTTCCTAAAGTCAGTTCCCGCATTAAATTACTGTCTGATTTAAAAATCAATTTAAATAATGTACCACAAGACGGACGTTTTACTATTTTCTTAGCTAAAGATAAGATTGACGTTCGTGTTTCTACGATGCCGACTTCTTATGGTGAATCGATCGTCATGCGACTACTTAAATCGTCATCCGTAGGACTACAATTTGAAGATCTTGGTTTGCGCGGGCGCTCTTTTAAAGATTTGGAATTCAATATTAAAAGACCTAATGGCATGATCATCACCACTGGTCCAACCGGTTCTGGTAAGACGACCACTCTTTATGCTATTCTCAACAAATTAAACAATGACGCTACTAAAATAATTACTTTGGAAGATCCTATTGAATACAAACTATCTGGTATTAACCAGAGTCAAGTAGACCCACGGCGTGGCTATAATTTTGCTGCTGGTTTGCGCTCGATCTTACGTCAAGATCCTGATATTGTTATGGTAGGCGAAATTCGTGATCTGGAAACTGCCGAAACAGCTATCAACGCCGCCCTCACTGGCCACTTAATGATTTCTACCATTCATACCAATAGTGCCGCCGGTGCCATCCCCCGCTTTCTTGCTATGGGTGTTAAGCCATTTCTACTAGCGCCAGCGATCAATGCCGTCATGGGACAAAGACTGATCAGAAAATTGTGCCCTCATTGTCGTGAAGAGTATATACCAGAACCAGAAGTACTAGCGCGGATTAATAAATTATTAGAGGAAATTTCTCCGGCCTCAGGTGATACTTTGACTAGAGAGCAAATAGATCAGCTGAAATTTTATCGACCTAAGGGTTGTGCTAAATGTAATCACGGCTATAAGGGCAGAATTGGCGTTTATGAGATTATGACGATGAATGAAAAGGTAGAGCAAATGATTTTATCTGGTAAGGTATCGGAATATGATGCCCAAAAAATTGCTGTTGATATTGGTATGGTAACCATGGTCCAGGACGGTCTACTAAAAGCCTCTCAGGGCATCACTTCAGTAGAGGAAGTATTTGATAAGACTGAATAG
- a CDS encoding cell division protein FtsH — translation MKQNNITKNFLIFFLVLLVVASLLSLYNQKADTKEAISLNQLINYINEEKVNSITVNRDDLLVKLADGSEKTARKESAESLTNTLKNYNVNADKINKINLTVTTDQNDSIWLTIVVPFVLPVLLIGLFIFFMLRQVQGANNRAMSFGQAGAKINPLGKNKVTFNDVAGAQEAKQELGEVVEFLRNANKFILLGAKIPKGILLLGSPGTGKTLLARAVAGEAKVPFFHISGSEFVEMFVGVGASRVRDLFKKAKKMAPCIVFIDEIDAVGRRRGTGLGGSHDEREQTLNQILVEMDGFEQNTNIIVMAATNRPDVLDPALLRPGRFDRQVIIDLPDIKEREAILKIHSLNKPLAPEIVLKTIAQRTPGLAGADLANILNEAAILAGRENRKIILNEDLLEALEKVTIGPQRKSHILSDSEKKITAYHEAGHALVAHLIPEADPVHKVSIISRGRAAGYTMKLPDEDRYLNSYSHFIAEIAVLLAGRTAEQEIFHEVTTGASNDLKRATKIALDLVTQYGMNKELGPRTFGQREEMIFLGNEIHERRDYSEKTAERIDHEVSNIINDCQQTAKKLIIEHHRQLENIAQTLLAKETIEKEEFNTLFV, via the coding sequence ATGAAACAAAATAATATTACCAAGAATTTCTTAATATTCTTTTTGGTATTGCTGGTGGTGGCTAGTCTCTTAAGTCTCTACAATCAAAAAGCTGACACCAAAGAAGCGATATCACTAAACCAGTTAATTAATTACATCAACGAGGAAAAGGTTAATAGTATTACTGTTAATCGTGATGATTTGCTCGTTAAACTAGCTGATGGTAGTGAAAAAACAGCGCGCAAAGAAAGTGCTGAATCACTAACCAATACTCTGAAAAACTATAATGTCAACGCTGATAAAATTAATAAAATAAACCTTACGGTAACAACCGATCAAAATGATAGTATTTGGCTGACAATAGTTGTGCCTTTTGTTTTACCGGTTTTATTAATTGGTTTATTTATTTTCTTTATGCTCCGCCAAGTACAAGGCGCTAACAATCGAGCCATGTCCTTTGGTCAAGCGGGAGCTAAAATTAACCCCTTAGGAAAAAACAAAGTAACTTTCAATGATGTTGCTGGCGCTCAAGAAGCTAAACAAGAATTGGGTGAAGTGGTTGAATTTTTACGTAATGCTAATAAATTTATTCTCCTTGGGGCAAAAATACCAAAAGGCATTCTATTGCTCGGTTCACCTGGTACTGGTAAAACACTTTTAGCCCGCGCTGTAGCCGGTGAGGCCAAGGTACCTTTCTTTCACATCTCGGGATCGGAATTTGTCGAAATGTTTGTCGGCGTCGGCGCGTCTCGTGTTCGCGATCTTTTTAAAAAAGCTAAAAAGATGGCGCCATGTATCGTCTTTATTGATGAAATAGATGCTGTTGGTCGCCGTCGCGGTACTGGACTTGGTGGCTCACACGATGAACGCGAACAAACACTGAACCAAATTTTGGTGGAAATGGATGGCTTTGAACAAAATACTAATATTATTGTCATGGCCGCCACCAACCGTCCCGATGTCTTAGATCCTGCACTGCTCCGCCCGGGTCGCTTTGACCGTCAAGTAATCATTGATTTACCAGACATCAAAGAGCGTGAAGCCATTCTTAAAATCCATTCTCTGAATAAACCACTGGCACCAGAAATAGTATTAAAAACTATTGCCCAAAGAACACCTGGCTTAGCTGGCGCTGACTTGGCTAATATTTTAAACGAAGCTGCCATTCTGGCCGGTCGCGAAAATCGTAAAATTATTTTAAATGAGGATTTATTAGAGGCTTTGGAAAAAGTTACTATCGGGCCACAACGCAAGAGTCATATTTTATCCGACTCCGAAAAAAAGATTACTGCTTATCATGAAGCTGGTCATGCCTTAGTAGCTCATTTAATTCCTGAAGCTGACCCGGTGCACAAAGTATCTATTATTTCTCGCGGTCGCGCGGCAGGCTATACCATGAAACTGCCGGATGAGGATCGTTATCTTAATTCTTACTCTCATTTTATCGCTGAAATCGCCGTCTTATTAGCCGGTCGTACTGCTGAACAAGAGATCTTTCACGAAGTTACAACAGGTGCCAGCAATGATCTCAAAAGAGCCACCAAAATAGCTTTGGATCTGGTAACGCAATACGGCATGAACAAAGAGTTGGGTCCCCGCACTTTTGGCCAACGCGAAGAAATGATATTTCTTGGTAATGAGATTCACGAACGCCGTGATTACAGTGAAAAAACCGCTGAGCGCATTGATCACGAGGTGTCTAATATTATCAACGACTGCCAACAAACCGCCAAAAAATTGATCATCGAACACCACCGGCAATTAGAAAATATTGCACAAACGCTCTTAGCTAAAGAAACTATCGAAAAAGAAGAGTTTAATACACTTTTCGTCTAA
- a CDS encoding 30S ribosomal protein S1 codes for MPKMVFWVNLNIIMTKKTIVDENKKSTSKMALLLEQEKDAIKIPQIGDLVEGTVISLGKNEIHLDINNLTTGVVRGKEIWDESGELNNVKLGDLVAATVIELENENGLIELSFRFAGHKKAWERLELLMKSGEIVMAKVIDANKGGLMIKVGNVIGFLPVSQLTTENYPRVEGGDKNKILSHLKEFIGKEIKSKVIDVNEADEKLIVSEKAAWEEKQSAAMSKYKVGDLVEGVVTGVVDFGAFVEFGDNLEGLVHISELAWQRIDDPREVIRIGDKIKAAIIAIEDTKISLSIKKLQNDPWHDVDTKYKTGQKVKAKVLKINPFGAFVELDTDIHGLVHISELSVNDIEDPKEVVQVGETYDFEIISIESKNHRLGLSLIGSQKKATKKKTPTKKAAKEDTPTEEPKVEETTAEEPKTEEPKTEEVTTVEPKIEEVK; via the coding sequence ATGCCTAAAATGGTATTTTGGGTTAATTTAAACATTATTATGACAAAAAAAACAATAGTAGACGAAAACAAAAAATCAACTTCTAAAATGGCCCTCCTCCTAGAACAGGAAAAAGATGCTATCAAAATTCCACAGATCGGAGACTTGGTAGAAGGAACGGTCATTAGTCTCGGTAAAAATGAAATTCATTTAGATATCAATAATTTAACCACTGGTGTGGTTCGTGGTAAAGAAATTTGGGACGAATCCGGTGAGTTAAATAATGTCAAATTAGGCGACTTGGTAGCCGCCACTGTAATTGAACTAGAAAATGAAAATGGCTTAATCGAACTTTCTTTCCGTTTTGCCGGTCACAAAAAGGCTTGGGAAAGACTGGAGCTATTAATGAAGTCTGGCGAAATCGTCATGGCTAAAGTTATTGACGCCAATAAAGGCGGTTTGATGATCAAGGTTGGTAATGTTATTGGTTTCTTACCAGTATCACAGCTAACAACAGAAAATTATCCTCGCGTTGAGGGTGGTGACAAAAATAAAATATTATCACACCTCAAAGAATTCATTGGTAAAGAAATTAAGAGTAAAGTCATTGACGTCAATGAGGCCGATGAAAAACTTATCGTCTCGGAAAAAGCTGCTTGGGAAGAAAAGCAAAGCGCCGCGATGTCCAAATATAAAGTTGGTGACCTGGTTGAAGGAGTCGTTACTGGCGTTGTTGACTTTGGTGCTTTTGTGGAGTTTGGTGACAATCTGGAAGGCTTAGTTCATATTTCCGAACTAGCTTGGCAAAGAATTGACGACCCTCGTGAAGTGATTCGCATTGGTGACAAAATCAAAGCAGCGATCATCGCCATTGAAGATACCAAAATATCTTTATCCATCAAAAAATTACAAAATGATCCTTGGCATGATGTTGATACTAAATACAAAACCGGCCAAAAGGTAAAAGCCAAAGTGCTAAAAATCAATCCCTTTGGCGCCTTTGTGGAGCTAGACACTGACATTCATGGCCTAGTGCATATTTCCGAGCTATCGGTTAATGACATTGAGGATCCTAAAGAAGTTGTCCAAGTTGGTGAGACTTATGATTTTGAAATTATTTCTATTGAATCAAAAAATCACCGTCTTGGTTTGTCTTTAATTGGTTCACAAAAAAAAGCGACTAAGAAAAAAACGCCAACCAAAAAAGCTGCCAAGGAAGATACGCCAACCGAGGAACCAAAAGTAGAAGAAACAACTGCGGAAGAACCAAAGACTGAAGAGCCAAAAACTGAGGAAGTAACAACCGTGGAGCCAAAAATAGAAGAGGTTAAATAA